TTCCTCTCTGAAAGAGGAAATTTGTAATAATGCTTTCTTTATGGAGTTGGTCAGGTGACATGGTGGGTTTTTTGTGAtacatttttaaggtcacgacgTTTCTTTAagtcaagtcaaaccgggacctgAAATTTTTATTATGAATGAAGGAGGAAatccgattgacatttacagaagacttcaagtacagtaggtggatgagaaatgttttaaaggagGCCGCTCTTGTGAaaattcagcaagtggaacacctCCAAGTTGCAgaagaagagacacatctgtctgtgggaagtgTACGCACAATCATTAACGAACATCAGTTGCAGAATAGAGGAAgacggctgggagttattgccacatttcccataagtgcattagtgtgtagGACAGGATTACATAGAGAGTTTTACTCACATAACTGagttgttattctgtacaatcaaaagtcctggtttgacttgcatatcccttacattttaaaatgaatgagaCAAGGAAATCAATAAATTTAGACCATTCTGGCCATTGTgtgaataatttataaaaacatattgGAGTTACTGAACACTTGTGATCTGGATATGGATATGTCACATTAAGCAATTTCTCAAACTGGAGTAGATTCTCTCTAAAGTTCTCTTCAACTCGTTTGTAGTAATGTGACACTCCACACTATTAACTTGGGGctgcaatatattaaaaaacaccATGTCACCTCATATGTGCTCCATCTTCCTTTGTTTTTTCTGAAATACTATTGCTTTTGTTGTAGTGTCATTTTGTAAACCTCAGTCTTCAGCTACAGTCTTGGATGCAGTAATGTTGCAGGAGTGAACAGTCATCATTTTCTCTTGTGTTGTGGTCACAGGAAAGCCCGGAGGCTGCTCACTCGTTCCCAGTTAAGAAGAGCCTGTAGGCAGCCATGCGAGCAGATTAATTTGCGAAGGGTCCCCCAGGGGCCAGTGCAGGGACCCATCCTCGTGCCCCCTCACCCTAGTCTACGGATGCGAGGTCCCATTGTGATCCACGACTGACCCACATCTATGCTGTTTCACCTGCCTGCCTCTTCTCTTTGATTCTTGCCCCTAATCATACAACACAGTGGTCATACACCACAGCTCTGTTCTCTCTGGAAATACAGAAACAGTGCATTCAGTGAAGCATGGTTAACCAACACCATGCACTATGCCATAGAATCAAGCACTTAAAGTAACTCTAGGGCTCCATTAAGTCTCAATTAAGCTTCTGTAAACTCGGAACTGATCAGCtttcttaatttaatattttgtggaTGTAAGGATCAAATCATCACGGTCCTGTAAGTCAGTGGTCAAATGAAATGACGTTATAATGTACAaagcatttctttcttttgacaGATTATTCTGTAAAGTATTtgtgtgctatttttttttgtattttactttaGCACTGCATTACAGTCTTTTACAAgtcctttatttctcttaccTTTTGTGAGTATTATGAATACAGATTCATGTGCTGTTTTGAACAGGAATGAAGGTTTAATGTGTTGGGCATTACTGGAAAGCAGAATTATGTAAATAGCATGGAACCTCTGGACACAAGGTGCAGCCTTTTCACTCCAGTCTTATCTGATGGAAAAGCCACCAGTTTGATACATTTCCTTATGTTCATGTTTTCTATTTCAGACTATGTAATGTGTTTCTGATCACGCTCATCAATGAAGGTTCATGTTACTCTAAGGGACTGCTATACACTTTCATGAGTGCTGAATGGCAAGGGGGATTTGATGGTGTAAAATTATGAGGTACACTAAGTATATGACTTTATCCATATGCCAGGGAAATGCTGTTCTTCAGCTGTAAGTAAAGAAAAATTTGAGTTCCCAGTTAgaaataaggaaagaaaaaaagcttttttttaaaaaaaggaacttaaaaaaagaacctGATATTGGCAGTTTGTTCACAGATGGCTATTTTTCCCCCTCCATACTATATGTTCATAGAAACTTTCAGATTTGAcacaagttaaataaataatgcagaatGGGAGTCACCATAATGCAAATTCAGGCTGTTTATACTGCATGTGACAGTCATAATGATCAGCAACTTACTTTTTTATGCTTCATATATTGTGTTGTGTTTACTTGTATGTCATGTGTTAAGtgaaacatgcagaataataaaaaaaaagattgtataTAATTGCGatgatatttctttctttcatgtgTTTGTAGTTAGTTTTTAAAGTCTTTCAGCTTTTCGAATATGAATGTGTCAAAAACTATGGCTTacaattgttaaatttttttttaagaatgcttACAGTCACACTGGCTATTTGGgtttaaactaaatttaataaaaaaaagaataagtgaTTCTATAAATACTGTACGCTGGCAGATTGAATGCATAACGTCCATTATTCTGTTAAGCTTGGATACAGTAAAAAGACGAAAATGTGAATCCTTATCATTTAGAGTACAAACTGGTAAATAAGGCAGCATTCATGATGATATACTTTGGTTTACTTATATAGATATAATACATTTACAGGTATATTGATCCTGGAAGAAATTAGTGGTACAGTAGCAGAAACAGAGAacagtgcttaaaaaaaacatatattcaactttaaatcaattttcaagaaaaaaaatatatatacaaaagtaaaaatgtacaaGGCACACAAATAATTTTAGATGAGTTTCTCATGATGTCTTGAAAGAGTTTTtaccaaataaaatgaataaataatgacatAAATCATACAACACAGTACAGCATATATTACACCATATATAGTAACTGTCCGCTTTTTATGCATTGGTAGTGCCAGCTGTTATTTAACCAACATGCAAAGTGAATAACTTTTGCTTTGCAAATCAAAAGTATGCAAGGGTGTATCTCACTTGTTGAATTCAAATACCAGTAATAAAAAggataaaattatatttgtttgaTCCTGGACTGAGTGTTAAAACCAAGCGGTGTCCACTGCCTAAAGTAGTGCTGTGTCTCCATAAAACAGCATGGCTTTCTTTCAATGGAAAAGCTATGCCATAACAATGACTTTGCCACTAATTATCTGTAGCTAGCATACTTTTACAAATACAGCtaaatttatgtatattttgtattctaGCTCAGAAGCTCATAGATTTGAACTTGTACAGCAGGCTGTGCTGTAATTTATGCTCTTAACTTTCTGAAAGCGCTCCCTTATTAGGCTAGAGTGGAAAAGCATGACTGAAGACAGCCATACCCAGTAAAATTAGAAAAAGTACTGTCCTGGTGATAGTAATTAGAAAGTCTTTTAGCTGTGGTTAGGAATGTTCCTTCtcaaaaattacttttttaaaatcgtCGAGGAGACCTGAGCTCCTTGACACTTACTCGAAACTTGGTGATCCCTGTAGAGTTAGCTGTTTCTTTTACAGTGTTTCTAAAGTATTCACTtgttaaaacatacagaattgTGTGCAGAGCACAGTTTAAAAAGACAAGGCATAAAGAAACACTAAACACCTGACCCAAAACACTGTATGAGGAGCATGACGAGACATCTCCAAGGAAGAAAGCCACAAAACCTGTGATGTAGTTGGgcagaaagcaaaatgtaaaCATGATCACAATAGCCAGAAGTAAGCACAAGGTCCGTTTCACTCTCCGATGCTCTCTCAGCTTCCTGTTGCCCTGTATATGGTAACAGATACGAAGAGATGAAATGACTACTAACAGGAAAGCTATGACAAACTCTATCATAAGGAGTGAATTATGAACCCTCATTCCTGCACCAGTGTTTGTCCATATGTCGATATGTTGGCAAAGTAAGGCAGATACGTTTTCTGATGATCTCTGTAGTCGAGTCACAAGCAGAGGAAGACGAAGAGTTACCACAGCTCCCCAGATTCCACAGACCACCATTACTATGGTCTGAATTCTCATGTGGCAAACAGGATGGTGTGGGTGAACTATTCTGTAGAAGCGATCCACTACCAAAACAGTCAAAAAAGCAATGCTTCCTGACTGGTTTATTGACAGCATGAAGAAGCTGATGCGGCAAAAGGGATCCCCAAAAATCCAGCTCCCACGGAGCACACTGTCAATATGAAAGAGAAGGGCGAGGAGCAGCAGGACATCAGCCAGCGCTAAGTTGAGGAGGTAAATATTGGCCGGCTTCCAGGGAGCCTTAAAGCCAAGGAGCAATAATGCTAGGATATTTCCTGGCATGCCCAAAATGAAGTCCATGATCAACAAGGGGGGTAACGCAGAAGCAACAGGGCTCTGAGTTTCCATGCAAGTCCTGTTGTTGGTCATGTTGTACAGCATAGAGACGTCCTGCCTATGAAGCAACAAAGCTCTGGATTTGGTTCCTCGCctgttttataatttaaagaaaGATAAACAGATTAGAAATAACATTTGTGCATAGTCTGTAAATTACAATTATctgaaattattaattatataatttaaattcttttatattttgttgaCATTATGTAGACTTATAATTTAGCCAGTGTAAAACTTAGTCTGCTATGGCAAGTGACTAACCATTATGGTATATCTGAGTGATATAATGATATCATTTAAATGAAGTACATAATGTACTAATGTACTCTGctttgggatcaataaagtatctatctagaAAAATACTGCAAAGGGTCCCTCCTACCTGACCTGCAAGACACCCGAACAGTCAAATGCCACATCTGATTGCTCCTTCAAcactataaaaaaatcttttttttttactataaattaTAGATAACAATAGTATTATTCATTCAATCAATGGCTTCAGGCACATACAAATGAACTTCTCCattttcaaatgtaaaatacagtacTATTTATACTATGCCTTTTTGTTTTCCAGAGCCCCAACTGTTCTCGCGTAGACGGTGAaactctgtttatttttgtgttatcagttttcatttgttcccttcttaattaataatcctaCGCCATCTCCAAACAGGAAAGGCCCTTCCGTGCCTGTCATAAGCCTTCTCACTAcctcctatttcactgaccccctctaaagccctgttATAATCTTTAAAACATCTTGTTGTACGGCTCTCCATACCTCACCAACGTAAGAGAATGATCGCACCACCAGAAGAGCCCGCGGGCTTCAAGTGGGTGCAGGAAATAGTCGAGGGTCAAGCGAGAGTGCTTGATAAGCATGAGGAAGCCCTAACCGCTTTAAATTCGAAGATGCGTGGGATTAATAAGCGCCTCAAGCTAATTTTTGGGCAGCTCGAGGCGGGCGCCACTTCCAGGTTTACATCTGGCCGCTTATGGTCGAGTCGACTcgcgccccccccccccgatcACTGGCTCAACTACCCCATCTGGTGGCCGAAACTCGACTACCATCCCCACAGCCGTATGCGGGCAAGTCAGAGAGGTGCAATGCCTTTATCCTGCAGTGCTCACTAATTTTCGAACTGCAACCTTCCCCATTTCCATCTGAACGGTCGAAGGTTGCATTTATGTTGTCTCTGCTCACAGGCAGAGCACTAGAGTGGACTACTGCAGTGTGGCAGCACCTTTTCTTTGAACACGCCACCCTTTGTTGCCTTCGTTGAGGCACTTAGGGCCACTTTTCACGATCTGCATATGGCGAGTAGTGTAGCATCGCCCCTCCTTTCCATTCGTCAAGAGGGGCGATCGGTAGCTGACTACACAGTCGAGTTTCGTACCCGGGCCGACAGGTCGGGGTAAAATGATGCAGCCCTTATGGCTGCATATATTCAAGGGCTCTCCGAGCGGCTGAAGGATGAGCTAGCCATACGTGATCCTCCACAGGATCTGACAGAATTTTATAGGCTAGCCATTCGGGTGGATATCCGCCTTCGTAAGCGTCAGGCTGGACATTTCGGCGGCTCCAGGTGGGAAACATCTCCACATCACAAAAGCCACTTCAAGTGCCTAGCTGGTCACTCCCCTGGCTATAGGTGCGATGCCTCACCTCCGCTCATGGAGACAGAGCTTGAGGTTTTGTATCCCATCCCTGATTTTGAGCCTAAAGAAAAGCTGGAAGAGATGGGAGAGCCCATGCAGATAGGCATTGCTACGCTTGTCCCTCAGTATAGTAGCCCACGGGGCTCACAGAGGGCAAGCGACACGTGTGGCGCAGCAAGCCACAGACGGGGTCACCCCAGTGGGGGGGGTAGGGCTGGGGGTTGGGGTCAGGTAGGACCCAAAAGTCAAAACCCCGTCATACAGGGCTCTTCCTACAGCTATGCATTCAGGGACCGGGATCCGGAGAGCCGAACGGAGGCGCTAAGCGACTCAGGGGCCATGGGAAATTTTATTGACGGGATGCTAGCCATGGCACTGGGCATTGCATTTTGCCCGCTCCCTTCCGACATCCCGTTGGTCTCCCTGGGCGGCCAGCCAATTAGATCAGGGTGTGTGACGCAGAGGACAGCCCCAGTGATACTACGGCTCGGACATCATTCCGAGCGAATCTCGTTTCTGGTAACCCGGGTGCCAGAGCAGAGAGCAGTGCTGGGGGTCCCCTGGCTACGTCATTACAACCCTTGCATTGACTGGCCAACCCGTTCCATCTTGAACTGGGGATGTCAATGCGCCCTAAGCTGCCTTAAGGGTGCCCAACCCCCAGTTCCAGTGCCTCCTACCCCTGTACCCCTTACTACTGCCCCTCAGGGCTACTGGGATGTAAAACCGTCCTGGGCCGTCATAGGCCTGTACCAAACCAGTTTACACCATGCACCTTATTTCCCCCATAAACCCACCCATGGTGACTGAGCGGCGGAGCACAAGGTTCGGGACCAAGAATCTGGGCAATCGAGTGCTCAGCAAACACTGGACCCCGAACCCATCAAAGAGTTGCGCAGGGTCCATATTGCCTCTCGGACATCAAGGGCTGTCCGTAGAGGGGTGGGGGGGGAGTACTGTAACGATGCGGGTCTCATGAGGGACAAAGCCGCGCAAAAATGCTTTGCATTGTTTGGAACTAGCAGATCCGCAGGCTGCTACCACACAGAGTTCTAAACAGGCAAAGTCGCGGGCATTTATAGACGCGTGGTTTCCAGGCAACACCGCAATCAGCCTGGATATGCTGCACCTGGTGGCGTGTCTATATAAGGGTCCTGATATCTCCGCACTTTGTTtgatcatttaggtagcaccggtaaggtatcagggccaaagacaaagtcaaagaaaaaaaaagacaacaaatggCAAGCGCGCAGAAAGTAAAGAGACAGAGGCAAAGCCCCAGCCTCTGCCTCACTAAGACgccggcgagagagagagagagagcatcacCCAGCCGTGTAGCGTGCACTCTTAGGTTAAGTATAAAGTtcacataaaaaacacaaaccctCTCTCTATATAAATCCTTGGTAACGGTGTAGGCCCCGTGAGgatatagttttttgttttcgtTTCCAGAGCCCCGTCCGTTCTCGTGTAGACAGcggtgtttatttttgtgttatcACTTTTCATTTGTTCCCTTCTaagtttcttaattaataatcccatgcCATCTCCAAATGGGAAGGTCTTCCCATGCctatcataagcactctcactaCCTTCTATTTCATTTACCttctctaaagccctgcgtcagggctcttataatCTTTAAAACATCTCGTTGTGCGGCTCTCCATATTGCTTACAGTTGTTCAACATGCACTCAAGACTTCTGAGGTGATTGAAGCGGTAAGAACATTGCTGTTTCTCTACAGGCACTCACTCACTATTCCCACGctggcatcctgtgtggtagaagtgaattatttaaaaaataataagtatcTCTGCGAATGACAGAGATATGTGCTGCTCAGTAAAAGAAataactttttgtttaatttaattttaggtAAATTGTTAAATGCTAAAATATTAGTGTTTGCTGCAAttgttttttaagtgagaaaaataaTACTATAAGCTTGCCaagctacatttaattattgatgttcaattcaattgtGAAGCTGTTGAAAAAAGCTAAAGTATAAAACGTTTGAGTAATgacaactttttaaataatttttcaaataaaaaaatgtaacaaaataaaaaaaattagtactgaatctggatatttataaaaa
The DNA window shown above is from Clarias gariepinus isolate MV-2021 ecotype Netherlands chromosome 14, CGAR_prim_01v2, whole genome shotgun sequence and carries:
- the hcar1-4 gene encoding hydroxycarboxylic acid receptor 2, with translation MLYNMTNNRTCMETQSPVASALPPLLIMDFILGMPGNILALLLLGFKAPWKPANIYLLNLALADVLLLLALLFHIDSVLRGSWIFGDPFCRISFFMLSINQSGSIAFLTVLVVDRFYRIVHPHHPVCHMRIQTIVMVVCGIWGAVVTLRLPLLVTRLQRSSENVSALLCQHIDIWTNTGAGMRVHNSLLMIEFVIAFLLVVISSLRICYHIQGNRKLREHRRVKRTLCLLLAIVIMFTFCFLPNYITGFVAFFLGDVSSCSSYSVLGQVFSVSLCLVFLNCALHTILYVLTSEYFRNTVKETANSTGITKFRVSVKELRSPRRF